A genomic window from Silene latifolia isolate original U9 population chromosome 11, ASM4854445v1, whole genome shotgun sequence includes:
- the LOC141612572 gene encoding kunitz-type trypsin inhibitor KTI2-like → MSSLLFQASLITLLLLPFLSFSTAYLVDIDNDPIINGKSYYIVLVTSKSSHLTYTQKKGMCPLYITSKQTENLPGTPVTISSPLRNLHITLNQRINLAFHGPTPCKKSLVWRQTLNPLARKVYITTGGVEGDPSFSITKMDRSLLPTYILKYWLPSDEDSSANVGLYENDGLLGLTEYPTTVSFKKAFNVIELSTS, encoded by the coding sequence ATGTCTTCCTTACTCTTCCAAGCTTCACTAATCACTCTTCTCCTTCTCCCTTTCCTTTCATTCTCCACTGCCTATCTCGTCGATATCGACAACGACCCAATAATCAATGGCAAAAGCTACTACATTGTCCTAGTAACCTCTAAGAGTAGTCATCTTACCTACACACAGAAAAAAGGCATGTGTCCACTCTACATAACTTCTAAACAAACGGAAAATTTACCTGGTACCCCAGTTACGATCTCCAGTCCTCTCAGAAACCTCCACATTACCCTCAACCAACGCATTAACCTAGCCTTCCATGGCCCCACACCTTGCAAGAAATCCCTGGTATGGAGACAGACCCTGAACCCATTGGCCAGAAAAGTGTACATCACCACCGGCGGTGTTGAGGGGGACCCATCATTCTCCATTACTAAGATGGATAGGTCTTTGTTACCAACCTATATTTTAAAGTATTGGCTTCCGAGTGATGAAGATAGTAGTGCTAATGTTGGATTATATGAAAATGATGGACTCTTAGGTCTAACTGAGTATCCTACTACCGTATCTTTCAAGAAAGCTTTCAATGTTATCGAGTTATCTACTTCATAG